From Gemmatimonadaceae bacterium, the proteins below share one genomic window:
- a CDS encoding BamA/TamA family outer membrane protein has translation MRAVVLAVLALAFTVGPAQAQRDLRSITDVAVRTWNARSTTRVTGAYDVDAGQTVPGTVAVLNGPIVLRGAITGSLVAINADVRLETGARIDGDLIVVGGTVNRDEGVTVRGEIRSQVELLRYRMDGELMVAEESVWDDWRPQMRRGMSDRDGYTDLFFVAARTYNRTEGLPIAIGPRFLRRTDWGRISVEALGVVRTAEPVRWDRGTLGHDARAELRVGRDYGLVFGARAFDVIQPIEDWQLQNVEAGLASFLLHRDLRDHYGRHGGEGTIGGRIGEEVSLHAVFGTERWRSVDDRRPFSLLRNDEPWRANPGIDEGTVDLLGLRFNVDTRERTRSPWTGGWYVKADLERGRGTIARALELSSSATPTPEDVNYTRGFIDARRYTRVSPGTELNFRVVMGGQLGGDRLPLQRRFSIGGPGSVEGYDFRRSPYDDDVFTCGGIATFEGRATLCDRMALGQVELRQDFHIGWVRTDHNDDWWRPGFNGRGQWVVFADAGRGWTVNSGAAEIRHDKGVPPLNTFRTSLGLGVDFGDIGFYFAKALTTGREPVNFLVRLGRRF, from the coding sequence ATGCGAGCAGTTGTTCTGGCCGTCCTGGCCCTGGCGTTCACGGTGGGACCGGCGCAGGCGCAGCGCGATCTCCGCAGCATCACCGACGTCGCCGTGCGCACCTGGAACGCCCGCAGCACCACGCGCGTCACCGGCGCCTACGACGTGGACGCCGGCCAGACTGTTCCTGGTACCGTCGCCGTGCTCAACGGTCCGATTGTGCTGCGCGGCGCGATCACCGGATCTCTGGTGGCCATCAACGCCGACGTGCGGCTCGAGACGGGCGCACGCATCGACGGCGACCTGATTGTCGTCGGCGGCACGGTCAACCGCGACGAGGGCGTCACGGTGCGCGGCGAGATCCGCAGCCAGGTCGAACTGCTGCGCTACCGGATGGACGGCGAACTGATGGTCGCCGAGGAGAGCGTCTGGGACGACTGGCGCCCGCAGATGCGGCGTGGAATGTCGGACCGCGATGGCTACACTGACCTCTTCTTCGTCGCGGCGCGCACGTACAACCGCACCGAGGGTCTGCCGATCGCCATCGGCCCGCGCTTCCTGCGCCGCACTGACTGGGGGCGCATCTCGGTCGAGGCGCTTGGCGTCGTGCGCACTGCCGAGCCGGTGCGTTGGGACCGCGGCACGCTGGGCCACGACGCGCGCGCCGAGCTGCGGGTGGGACGCGACTATGGCTTGGTGTTCGGGGCCCGCGCCTTTGACGTGATCCAGCCAATCGAAGACTGGCAGTTGCAGAACGTCGAAGCAGGGCTGGCGTCCTTCCTGCTGCACCGCGACCTGCGCGATCACTACGGCCGGCACGGCGGCGAGGGCACGATTGGCGGCCGCATCGGCGAAGAGGTTTCGCTGCACGCGGTGTTCGGCACCGAGCGCTGGCGGTCGGTGGACGACCGCCGTCCGTTCAGCCTGCTTCGCAATGACGAACCCTGGCGCGCCAACCCGGGAATCGACGAGGGCACGGTCGACCTCCTCGGCCTGCGATTCAATGTTGATACGCGGGAGCGCACGCGCTCGCCGTGGACGGGCGGCTGGTACGTGAAGGCGGATCTCGAGAGAGGACGTGGCACGATCGCGCGAGCCCTGGAGCTCTCGTCGAGTGCCACGCCGACGCCTGAGGACGTGAACTACACGCGCGGCTTCATCGATGCGCGCCGATACACGCGGGTCTCGCCGGGCACCGAGCTGAACTTCCGCGTTGTGATGGGCGGACAGCTGGGCGGCGATCGACTGCCGTTGCAGCGGCGATTCTCCATCGGCGGCCCGGGATCGGTGGAGGGCTATGACTTCCGCCGCTCGCCTTACGACGACGACGTATTCACCTGCGGTGGCATCGCCACCTTCGAGGGCCGCGCGACGCTCTGCGACCGTATGGCGCTCGGCCAAGTTGAGTTGCGCCAGGACTTCCATATCGGCTGGGTGCGCACCGACCACAACGACGATTGGTGGCGACCCGGCTTCAATGGCCGTGGCCAGTGGGTGGTCTTCGCCGACGCCGGCCGCGGCTGGACCGTGAACTCCGGCGCGGCGGAGATCCGCCACGACAAGGGCGTGCCGCCGCTCAACACCTTCCGCACCTCGCTGGGCCTCGGCGTGGACTTTGGCGACATCGGCTTCTACTTCGCGAAGGCGCTGACCACCGGTCGTGAGCCCGTCAACTTCCTCGTGCGCTTGGGACGACGCTTCTGA
- a CDS encoding sigma-54-dependent Fis family transcriptional regulator, producing the protein MPSVLIVDDEPNIRRMVGALLGAEGFEVHDAPDATAGLAKAVDVDPDLVLLDLMMPNPTDGLELLEKLRERSPDLPVVMMSGRAGLADAVKATRLGAVNFLEKPLTPEGVLLALSSALELRQARRERSALRADLGLAGQLVGTSPAMESLKAMIARVAPSEARVLITGESGTGKELVAAAIHAQSARRDKPFVRVNCAAIPRDLVESEMFGHERGSFTGATERRIGRFELAHTGTLLLDEVGELSAEAQAKLLRAIEAREIERVGGGRPIKVDVRVLAATNRDLAKEVREGRFREDLYFRLNVIPIAVPALREHPGDIPDLVLHFAMMYRRRSGQAPPAWSDEAVTALSRYRWPGNVRELANIVERLGILHAGQSISTAHVREVLPATDIATSAPATLPDAARLETSLTDQLDDYERLLIQRALQAANGVVAEAARRLQTDRPNLYRRMRRLGINGVE; encoded by the coding sequence ATGCCTTCAGTTCTGATCGTCGACGACGAGCCGAATATCCGACGCATGGTGGGCGCACTGCTCGGCGCCGAGGGCTTCGAGGTCCACGACGCACCCGACGCAACCGCGGGGTTGGCCAAGGCCGTGGACGTCGATCCCGACCTTGTGTTGCTCGACCTTATGATGCCGAACCCCACCGACGGGCTCGAGCTGCTCGAGAAGCTCCGTGAGCGCTCGCCGGACCTACCGGTGGTGATGATGTCCGGGCGTGCTGGACTGGCCGATGCGGTGAAGGCCACACGTCTCGGCGCGGTGAACTTCCTCGAGAAGCCGCTGACGCCAGAGGGCGTGCTGCTTGCGCTGTCCAGCGCGCTTGAGCTGCGTCAGGCGCGTCGCGAACGCAGTGCGCTGCGCGCCGATCTTGGGTTGGCTGGCCAACTCGTCGGCACCAGTCCCGCCATGGAGTCGCTGAAGGCGATGATCGCCCGCGTGGCACCCAGCGAGGCGCGCGTGTTGATCACCGGCGAGTCCGGCACGGGCAAGGAGCTCGTGGCCGCCGCCATCCACGCGCAGAGTGCGCGGCGCGACAAGCCCTTCGTCCGAGTAAACTGCGCCGCGATCCCGCGCGATCTCGTGGAGAGCGAGATGTTCGGCCACGAGCGCGGCTCATTCACCGGTGCGACCGAGCGGCGCATCGGCCGCTTTGAACTGGCCCACACGGGCACGTTGCTGCTCGATGAGGTCGGTGAGCTGAGCGCCGAGGCCCAGGCCAAGTTGCTGCGGGCCATCGAGGCGCGGGAGATCGAGCGCGTGGGCGGCGGACGGCCGATCAAGGTGGACGTGCGCGTGCTCGCCGCCACCAACCGTGATCTGGCCAAGGAAGTCCGCGAGGGACGCTTTCGCGAAGACCTGTACTTCCGACTCAACGTCATCCCGATAGCGGTGCCTGCGCTGCGCGAGCATCCCGGCGACATCCCGGACCTCGTGCTGCACTTCGCGATGATGTACCGCAGGCGCAGCGGCCAGGCGCCACCAGCGTGGTCCGACGAGGCGGTCACCGCGCTCTCGCGCTATCGCTGGCCCGGCAACGTGCGCGAGTTGGCCAACATCGTCGAGCGCCTCGGCATCCTGCACGCCGGCCAGAGCATCTCGACCGCACACGTGCGCGAGGTGCTGCCGGCCACGGACATCGCCACCTCGGCGCCAGCAACGCTGCCTGATGCTGCACGGTTGGAGACCAGCCTGACCGACCAACTCGACGACTATGAACGCCTGCTGATCCAGCGGGCGCTGCAGGCCGCGAACGGCGTGGTCGCCGAGGCCGCGCGCCGCCTGCAAACGGATCGACCGAACCTGTATCGCCGCATGCGCCGGCTCGGCATCAACGGGGTAGAGTGA
- a CDS encoding HAMP domain-containing histidine kinase encodes MRQPRFRTRLFVILALFAFIPAIVLTLAWSGVAARLLPRFSGEAAWEAVAEGGQRAIEAARTAPQDPRTLELLSEHEANLGESRVQARRFSFLAERTAVLLLVLGLLVLAVLTFVASRVAGHLSRQLSRPLDELVGWADRIAEGDRLPLPTDRESKGAPEFGVLRDRMRTMAAQLEEGRRAAIEAERLSAFRESARQVAHELKNPLTPIRFALAALRSKVGPEHADTLGVLDTETARLEAMARNFAQFGRLPEGPTAELDLADLARETIRATLPASMSHEVTVEGDGVPLVRGQHDALLRALANVLLNAVDATDGRGRVRIVVAARNGEVSLSVRDNGIGIAAEALDRIWDPYVTAKTGGTGLGLAIVKQTVLSHGGRVGASSVPGEGTEITLHIPASSGDAHAEVG; translated from the coding sequence GTGCGCCAGCCCCGTTTCCGCACCCGGCTCTTCGTCATCCTGGCCCTGTTCGCCTTCATTCCGGCGATTGTGCTGACGTTGGCGTGGTCCGGTGTCGCGGCCCGCTTGCTCCCCCGCTTCAGCGGCGAGGCGGCCTGGGAGGCGGTGGCCGAGGGAGGCCAGCGCGCCATCGAGGCCGCGCGGACGGCCCCGCAGGACCCGCGGACCCTAGAGTTGCTGTCGGAGCACGAGGCCAATCTCGGCGAGTCACGGGTGCAGGCGCGGCGATTCTCGTTCCTCGCCGAACGGACGGCGGTGCTGCTCCTGGTACTGGGGCTGCTGGTGCTCGCGGTGCTCACGTTCGTGGCATCGCGCGTGGCCGGCCACCTGAGTCGACAACTCTCGCGTCCGCTCGATGAGCTGGTCGGCTGGGCCGACCGCATTGCCGAGGGCGATCGGTTACCCCTGCCCACGGATCGCGAATCGAAGGGCGCGCCCGAGTTCGGTGTCCTGCGCGACCGGATGCGGACCATGGCCGCGCAACTCGAGGAAGGCCGGCGGGCCGCCATCGAGGCCGAGCGGCTCTCCGCGTTCCGGGAGTCGGCGCGCCAGGTGGCCCACGAGCTCAAGAATCCGCTCACGCCCATTCGTTTCGCCTTGGCAGCCCTGCGCAGCAAGGTCGGGCCGGAGCACGCCGACACGCTCGGCGTGCTCGACACCGAGACGGCGCGCCTCGAAGCGATGGCCCGCAACTTCGCGCAGTTCGGACGCCTGCCCGAGGGCCCGACGGCCGAGCTCGATCTTGCCGACCTCGCCCGCGAGACCATCCGCGCCACCTTGCCGGCGTCCATGTCGCACGAAGTCACGGTGGAAGGCGATGGCGTTCCCCTCGTGCGCGGCCAGCACGACGCCCTGCTGCGCGCACTGGCCAACGTGCTGCTGAATGCCGTGGACGCCACCGATGGTCGCGGTCGTGTGCGCATCGTGGTGGCCGCGCGAAACGGCGAGGTGTCGCTCAGCGTACGGGACAACGGCATCGGCATCGCGGCGGAGGCCCTCGACCGCATCTGGGATCCCTACGTGACGGCCAAGACAGGCGGCACCGGACTCGGGCTTGCCATCGTCAAACAGACCGTCCTCTCGCACGGCGGCCGCGTGGGCGCCTCCAGCGTTCCCGGCGAGGGGACGGAAATCACCCTGCACATTCCGGCGTCGTCTGGCGACGCCCACGCGGAGGTTGGATGA
- a CDS encoding NYN domain-containing protein: MHQRSAAAAAVRPARGAVTPVHRGPQASALGTTTAHAPNAALLIDFDNVTMGIRSDLQTELRNLLSSSIISGKVAVQRAYADWRRYPQYIVPLSESSIDLIFAPAYGSSKKNATDIRLAVDAIELVFTRPEIGTYILLSGDSDFSSLVLKLKEYGKYVIGVGIRESSSDLLVQNCDEYYSYNALAGLVKSGDEPSTKKWDPWELVTEAIGRMQKNGDVMRADRLKQVMQEIDATFDEKDLGMSKFSRFCMEAAQKGLLHVAKLENGQLEVGPAKKGAEAAKAAEPRAERPERGERAEGEEREGRGRRGRRGRGGRGRDREDRKTPPEGAEPVAAEAAKPAVAAPAEDSTIGVSGIRLTRDEAFGLVRDAVAAVTAGDDPVPSETVRAKAFELLGRDSESLSSRNFARILKDAHDAGLLDLRKRGEAFEVTAVAAASIADQLAVAEAAHTPAAAPAAPAPRGMGPRGIPSKGRGGKAPPPNLLLLGVVEDAPAAKSESAADEPKAEEKKPAKKTRAKKTASKSATKAESNGAKPKAKRAAKKTKKADKVEAEATAE, translated from the coding sequence ATGCACCAACGTTCCGCTGCAGCCGCAGCCGTGCGCCCCGCGCGCGGTGCGGTGACCCCCGTCCACCGGGGGCCGCAGGCGAGCGCGCTCGGCACCACAACTGCCCACGCGCCCAACGCCGCCCTGCTCATCGATTTCGACAACGTCACGATGGGTATCCGCTCCGATCTTCAGACGGAGCTCCGTAACCTCCTCAGCAGCTCCATCATCTCGGGCAAGGTCGCCGTCCAGCGTGCCTACGCCGACTGGCGCCGCTACCCGCAGTACATCGTGCCGCTGAGCGAGTCGTCGATCGACCTCATCTTCGCGCCGGCCTACGGCTCGTCGAAGAAGAACGCGACGGACATCCGCCTTGCGGTGGACGCCATCGAACTGGTGTTCACGCGTCCGGAGATCGGTACCTACATCCTGCTCTCTGGCGACTCCGACTTCTCGTCGCTCGTGCTCAAGCTCAAGGAGTACGGCAAGTACGTGATCGGCGTCGGCATCCGCGAGAGCTCGAGCGACCTGCTCGTGCAGAACTGCGACGAGTACTACTCGTACAACGCGCTCGCCGGCCTCGTGAAGAGCGGCGACGAGCCCAGCACCAAAAAGTGGGATCCCTGGGAGCTGGTGACCGAGGCCATCGGTCGCATGCAGAAGAACGGCGACGTTATGCGCGCCGACCGCCTGAAGCAGGTGATGCAGGAGATCGACGCGACCTTCGACGAGAAGGACCTTGGCATGTCGAAGTTCTCGCGCTTCTGCATGGAGGCCGCGCAGAAGGGCCTCTTGCACGTGGCCAAGCTGGAGAACGGCCAGCTCGAGGTCGGGCCGGCGAAGAAGGGCGCCGAGGCCGCGAAGGCGGCCGAGCCGCGCGCCGAGCGTCCCGAGCGCGGTGAACGCGCCGAAGGCGAGGAGCGTGAGGGCCGTGGTCGGCGCGGGCGTCGTGGCCGCGGTGGCCGTGGTCGCGACCGCGAGGACCGCAAGACGCCGCCCGAAGGCGCCGAGCCCGTGGCGGCCGAGGCGGCCAAGCCCGCCGTCGCCGCTCCGGCGGAAGACAGCACGATCGGCGTGTCGGGCATCCGCCTGACGCGCGATGAGGCCTTCGGGCTCGTGCGCGATGCCGTCGCCGCCGTGACGGCTGGCGACGATCCCGTGCCGAGCGAGACGGTCCGCGCCAAGGCCTTCGAGCTACTCGGTCGCGACTCGGAGTCGCTGTCGTCGCGCAACTTCGCGCGCATCCTGAAGGACGCGCACGATGCCGGCCTGCTCGACCTGCGCAAGCGTGGTGAGGCCTTCGAGGTGACGGCCGTGGCCGCCGCCAGCATCGCTGACCAGTTGGCCGTGGCCGAGGCGGCGCATACACCGGCTGCCGCGCCGGCGGCGCCCGCCCCCCGTGGAATGGGCCCGCGCGGAATCCCGAGCAAGGGTCGTGGCGGCAAGGCGCCGCCGCCGAACCTCCTCCTGCTCGGCGTGGTCGAGGACGCGCCGGCGGCGAAGTCAGAGTCGGCGGCCGACGAGCCCAAGGCCGAGGAGAAGAAGCCGGCCAAGAAGACGCGGGCCAAGAAGACGGCGTCCAAGTCGGCGACCAAGGCCGAGTCCAACGGCGCCAAGCCGAAGGCGAAGCGCGCGGCCAAGAAGACGAAGAAGGCCGACAAGGTCGAGGCCGAAGCGACGGCCGAGTAG
- a CDS encoding sulfurtransferase gives MRLPSVYLLALAAACAAAPVATEAQSGDLPPAVSVEWLAASLAQPGLIVLQLGDDSSFTAAHIPGARRLDYQGVLSAPMTEGGLRLELPSPERLQADLRALGLRNDSRVVIVFDDARRFHMAGRAFFTLEWAGLRGRVAVLDGGLPAWQAANQPLRSGAPATATGPDASGRRPAATAPGDIEVRPVQGLVATRDSVLAAAQGRGRRLVDARTPEFYGDTRANGMPRGGHIASAVNLPFNSVVDDRGLLKPRAELERMLGVAGIGANEALTTYCHIGLQASWAYFALRTLGRDVTLYDGSFDEWSRDANLPVEGQRSSRP, from the coding sequence GTGAGGCTACCGTCTGTGTATTTGCTGGCGTTGGCGGCGGCCTGCGCGGCTGCGCCGGTTGCCACCGAGGCGCAGAGCGGCGACCTGCCGCCCGCTGTGAGTGTCGAGTGGCTCGCCGCCTCGCTCGCGCAGCCAGGACTCATTGTCCTGCAGCTCGGCGACGATTCGTCCTTCACCGCGGCGCACATTCCCGGTGCGCGGCGGCTGGACTACCAGGGCGTGCTCTCGGCGCCAATGACGGAGGGCGGCCTACGACTCGAGTTGCCGAGCCCGGAGCGCCTGCAGGCCGACCTGCGTGCACTCGGCCTCCGCAACGACTCGCGCGTCGTGATCGTGTTCGACGACGCGAGACGATTCCACATGGCGGGACGTGCGTTCTTCACGCTGGAGTGGGCGGGCCTGCGCGGGCGCGTGGCCGTGCTCGATGGCGGCTTGCCGGCGTGGCAGGCCGCCAATCAACCGTTGCGTTCAGGCGCACCTGCCACGGCTACCGGCCCCGATGCGTCTGGACGGCGGCCGGCCGCGACGGCCCCGGGTGACATCGAGGTGCGTCCCGTGCAGGGGCTCGTCGCCACGCGCGACTCCGTGCTCGCCGCGGCCCAAGGCCGCGGCCGTCGGCTGGTGGACGCGCGCACGCCGGAGTTCTACGGGGACACGCGCGCCAACGGCATGCCGCGCGGCGGCCACATTGCGTCGGCGGTGAACCTGCCTTTCAACTCCGTCGTGGACGACCGCGGGCTGCTCAAGCCGCGGGCCGAGCTCGAGCGCATGCTCGGTGTCGCCGGCATCGGCGCCAACGAGGCGCTGACCACCTACTGCCACATCGGGCTGCAGGCGTCATGGGCTTACTTCGCGCTGCGCACCCTCGGGCGCGACGTGACCCTGTACGATGGGTCGTTCGATGAATGGAGCCGGGACGCGAACCTTCCCGTCGAGGGGCAACGCTCGTCGCGCCCCTAA
- a CDS encoding glycine C-acetyltransferase translates to MNKAFVSGLQTELDALKAAGTYKKLNHLDSPQSARVQMEGRGEVLILSSNNYLGLCDEPAVVEAGIEGLKKFGAGTGSVRFICGTFTVHRELETAIARFVGTEASMSYVSAWNANEGLTASVVQEGDFVISDALNHASIIDSIRLAKSITKCSTAVYKHSDLDDLVAKLSANKAAKRRLIWTDGVFSMEGSVAKLPELIQIARDHDAVLIMDDSHATGVLGDKGRGTAEHFGVLGEVDVITSTLGKALGGAAGGFVAGPAALCDSLTQRSRPQLFSNALPPTVAASALASIEFIEAHPERVRLLRENAVWFRNAIKEAGFSPLDGDTPIVPIIIGETADAIRMSELLLDEGIFVTGFGFPVVPQGTARLRCQISAAHTREDLERAVAAIRKVGLKTGVIK, encoded by the coding sequence ATGAACAAGGCATTTGTCTCCGGACTCCAGACAGAACTCGACGCCCTCAAGGCCGCCGGCACGTACAAGAAGCTCAACCATCTGGACTCGCCGCAGTCGGCGCGCGTGCAGATGGAGGGGCGCGGCGAGGTGCTGATCCTCTCGTCGAACAACTACCTCGGGCTCTGCGACGAACCTGCCGTGGTCGAAGCCGGAATAGAGGGGCTCAAGAAGTTCGGTGCCGGGACCGGCAGCGTGCGCTTCATCTGCGGCACCTTCACCGTGCACCGCGAGCTGGAGACGGCGATCGCGCGCTTCGTCGGGACGGAGGCCTCAATGAGCTACGTGTCCGCTTGGAACGCCAACGAGGGCCTCACCGCCAGCGTGGTACAGGAAGGCGACTTCGTGATCTCCGACGCGCTGAACCACGCGTCGATCATCGACTCCATCCGGCTCGCCAAGTCCATCACCAAGTGCAGCACCGCCGTCTACAAGCACTCGGACCTCGATGACCTCGTCGCCAAGCTCTCGGCCAACAAGGCCGCCAAGCGGCGGCTGATCTGGACCGACGGCGTCTTCTCCATGGAAGGCAGCGTGGCCAAGCTGCCCGAGCTCATCCAGATCGCCCGCGACCACGACGCCGTGCTCATCATGGACGACTCGCACGCCACCGGCGTGCTGGGCGACAAGGGCCGCGGCACAGCGGAGCACTTCGGCGTGCTCGGCGAGGTGGACGTGATCACCTCCACGCTCGGCAAGGCGCTCGGCGGTGCGGCGGGCGGGTTCGTGGCCGGACCGGCGGCGCTCTGCGACTCGCTAACGCAGCGCTCGCGGCCGCAGCTCTTCTCCAACGCCCTGCCGCCCACCGTGGCGGCCAGCGCGCTGGCCAGCATCGAGTTCATCGAGGCGCATCCCGAGCGCGTGCGCCTGCTGCGCGAGAACGCGGTCTGGTTCCGCAACGCCATCAAGGAGGCGGGCTTCTCGCCGCTTGACGGCGACACGCCGATCGTGCCGATCATCATCGGAGAGACCGCCGATGCCATCCGGATGAGCGAACTGCTGCTCGACGAGGGCATCTTCGTCACCGGCTTCGGCTTCCCGGTGGTGCCGCAGGGGACGGCGCGGCTGCGCTGCCAGATCTCGGCGGCGCACACTCGCGAGGACCTCGAGCGCGCGGTGGCGGCGATCCGGAAGGTTGGGCTCAAGACGGGAGTGATCAAGTGA
- the tdh gene encoding L-threonine 3-dehydrogenase, which yields MRALVKESPAAGFVLKEVPIPEIRADEVLIRVHRAGVCGTDVHIHEWDAWAQGRCRPPFVVGHEFAGQVEKVGALVTDVKVGDRVTAEGHIVCGMCHLCRTGNAHVCPNTKIIGVDRDGAFADYIAMPATNVWPLDDNVPYEIGGIHDPMGNAFHTALHGTNLPGKTVLVTGCGPIGIFAVGIAKAAGASHIVASDVNPKRLALATAMGAHSAVHPKDADAAVSAATQGLGVDVVLEMSGVPAAIHQAFKLVRVDGRVQMLGIPAKPMDVDFATEVIFKGVTIYGVVGRRMYDTWIQMTQFLRSGQFDPTPVITHRFPLEQHAEAIAVIKSGEAGKVVFEIA from the coding sequence GTGCGCGCACTGGTAAAGGAATCCCCCGCCGCGGGGTTTGTACTGAAGGAAGTCCCCATCCCGGAGATCCGGGCCGATGAAGTCTTGATCCGTGTCCACCGGGCCGGTGTCTGCGGCACGGACGTGCACATCCACGAGTGGGACGCCTGGGCCCAGGGTCGCTGCCGGCCTCCCTTCGTGGTCGGCCACGAGTTCGCCGGCCAGGTGGAGAAGGTGGGCGCCTTGGTCACAGATGTGAAGGTGGGCGACCGCGTGACGGCCGAGGGACACATCGTCTGCGGGATGTGCCACCTCTGCCGCACGGGCAACGCGCACGTCTGCCCGAACACGAAGATCATCGGCGTGGACCGCGACGGCGCGTTCGCGGACTACATCGCGATGCCGGCCACCAATGTGTGGCCGCTGGACGACAACGTGCCCTACGAGATCGGCGGCATCCACGACCCGATGGGCAACGCCTTCCACACGGCGCTCCACGGCACGAACCTGCCGGGCAAGACGGTGCTGGTCACGGGTTGCGGCCCGATCGGCATCTTCGCGGTGGGCATCGCCAAGGCGGCGGGCGCCTCGCACATCGTGGCCAGCGATGTGAACCCGAAGCGACTGGCCTTGGCGACGGCGATGGGCGCGCACAGCGCGGTGCATCCGAAGGACGCAGACGCGGCCGTCAGTGCGGCCACACAGGGACTGGGCGTGGACGTGGTGCTGGAGATGAGCGGCGTCCCGGCGGCGATCCATCAGGCCTTCAAGCTGGTCCGCGTGGACGGCCGCGTGCAGATGCTGGGCATCCCCGCGAAGCCAATGGACGTGGACTTCGCCACGGAAGTGATCTTCAAGGGCGTCACGATCTACGGCGTGGTCGGCCGGCGTATGTACGACACCTGGATCCAGATGACGCAGTTCCTGCGCTCGGGGCAGTTCGATCCGACGCCGGTGATCACGCACCGGTTCCCGCTGGAGCAGCATGCGGAAGCGATTGCCGTGATCAAGTCGGGCGAGGCCGGAAAGGTGGTCTTCGAGATTGCCTGA